One Actinosynnema pretiosum DNA segment encodes these proteins:
- a CDS encoding pyridoxamine 5'-phosphate oxidase family protein, with amino-acid sequence MGKTYERIDGRLREFIEAQPVFFTATAPLDGDGHVNLSPKGRSGTLRVLDERRVAYLDFGGSHAETIAHLRENGRITLMWCAFDGPPKIVRVHGRGEPVFRDDPRFADLVAGFGEADGPGLRAVVVVTAGLVSDTCGYAVPFLDYRGERELHARHFGRKSDEEFRAYCEGKPHNNTSIDGLPALPMPVPPRG; translated from the coding sequence ATGGGGAAGACCTACGAGCGCATCGACGGCCGGTTGCGGGAGTTCATCGAGGCCCAGCCGGTGTTCTTCACCGCGACCGCCCCGCTGGACGGCGACGGGCACGTGAACCTCTCGCCCAAGGGCCGCTCCGGCACGCTGCGGGTGCTGGACGAGCGGCGGGTGGCGTACCTGGACTTCGGCGGCAGCCACGCCGAGACCATCGCCCACCTGCGGGAGAACGGGCGCATCACGCTCATGTGGTGCGCCTTCGACGGGCCGCCGAAGATCGTGCGGGTGCACGGGAGGGGCGAGCCGGTGTTCCGCGACGACCCGCGCTTCGCCGACCTGGTGGCCGGGTTCGGCGAGGCGGACGGGCCGGGGCTGCGGGCGGTGGTGGTCGTGACGGCCGGGCTGGTCAGCGACACCTGCGGGTACGCCGTGCCGTTCCTGGACTACCGGGGCGAGCGGGAGCTGCACGCCCGGCACTTCGGGCGCAAGAGCGACGAGGAGTTCCGGGCGTACTGCGAGGGCAAGCCGCACAACAACACGAGCATCGACGGGCTGCCCGCCCTGCCGATGCCGGTGCCGCCGCGCGGGTGA
- a CDS encoding NADAR family protein, with product MKFLFFWGHTPHRDGELGRECLSQWWERPFELDGRVHPTAEHAMMTGKALLFGDEHTAGRIAEARTPGEAKSLGRQVRGFDEDTWVRERLELVARLNEAKFGQHDDLRAYLLGTGERVLVEASPVDRIWGIGLAADDPRAGDPQRWRGLNLLGEALMLARARLASGQAQGWGTSR from the coding sequence ATGAAGTTCCTGTTCTTCTGGGGCCACACCCCGCACCGCGACGGCGAGCTGGGCCGGGAGTGCCTGAGCCAGTGGTGGGAGCGGCCGTTCGAGCTGGACGGCCGCGTCCACCCCACCGCCGAGCACGCCATGATGACCGGCAAGGCGCTGTTGTTCGGCGACGAGCACACCGCCGGGCGCATCGCCGAGGCCCGCACGCCCGGTGAGGCCAAGTCGCTGGGCCGCCAGGTGCGCGGCTTCGACGAGGACACCTGGGTGCGCGAGCGCCTGGAGCTGGTCGCCCGGCTGAACGAGGCCAAGTTCGGGCAGCACGACGACCTGCGCGCCTACCTGCTGGGCACCGGCGAGCGGGTGCTGGTGGAGGCGAGCCCGGTGGACCGGATCTGGGGCATCGGGCTCGCCGCCGACGACCCGCGCGCCGGCGACCCGCAGCGGTGGCGCGGGCTCAACCTGCTCGGTGAGGCGCTGATGCTCGCCCGCGCCCGGCTGGCCTCGGGTCAGGCCCAGGGCTGGGGAACCAGCCGGTAG
- a CDS encoding metallophosphoesterase, whose amino-acid sequence MIILAHFSDTHFDGGDHAAPRAERVVGYLRGLARPVDAAVLTGDVVDNGLRVEYEEAARVLGGLEQPLLALPGNHDSRSPFREVLLGEGPGDGPVNRVARVGEVVLALVDSTVPGQDGGALADETLEWLDAVLAEAAGAPALVCLHHPPAPVRHPVLDPIGLDAPERLARVVRGRKGLLALLCGHSHSPMVGSLAGVPVLSAPGVVSTLVPPWEGERPNDEGAPPALAFHVIADGQLTTHYRLVPQPWA is encoded by the coding sequence GTGATCATCCTCGCGCACTTCAGCGACACCCACTTCGACGGGGGTGACCACGCCGCCCCCAGGGCCGAGCGCGTGGTGGGCTACCTGCGCGGACTCGCTCGACCGGTCGACGCCGCAGTGCTGACCGGCGACGTGGTGGACAACGGGCTCCGGGTGGAGTACGAGGAGGCCGCGCGGGTCCTCGGCGGGCTGGAGCAGCCGCTGCTGGCGCTGCCGGGCAACCACGACTCCCGGTCGCCGTTCCGCGAGGTGCTGCTCGGCGAGGGGCCGGGCGACGGGCCGGTGAACCGGGTGGCGCGGGTGGGCGAGGTGGTGCTCGCGCTGGTCGACTCGACGGTGCCCGGACAGGACGGCGGGGCGCTCGCGGACGAGACCCTGGAGTGGTTGGACGCGGTCCTGGCCGAAGCCGCCGGGGCGCCGGCCCTGGTGTGCCTGCACCACCCGCCGGCGCCGGTGCGGCACCCGGTGCTGGACCCGATCGGGCTGGACGCGCCGGAGCGGCTGGCGCGGGTGGTGCGGGGCCGCAAGGGGCTGCTGGCGCTGCTGTGCGGGCACTCGCACAGCCCCATGGTCGGGTCGCTGGCCGGGGTGCCGGTGCTCAGCGCGCCCGGCGTGGTCTCGACGCTGGTGCCGCCGTGGGAGGGCGAGCGGCCCAACGACGAGGGCGCGCCGCCCGCGCTGGCGTTCCACGTCATCGCGGACGGGCAGCTCACCACCCACTACCGGCTGGTTCCCCAGCCCTGGGCCTGA
- a CDS encoding glutamate ABC transporter substrate-binding protein, translating into MRARLGLVAAALLATACAPVPSSAPPIGGDSAVRPGPAEATVLPREAQEPTAGQDCTASLRPTRPLPAPGAMPQGSTMRRIAERGQLVVGVDQNTYLMGFRDPFTGELQGFDVDLAREVARSLLGDPTRVRFRVLNSDQRLPALETGEVDVVVRTMTITCERWRRVNFSTSYYEAGQRVLVPKDSGITGLTALSGRKVCATTGSSSLAHVRAHPSGPVPVAVPNWTDCLVMLQQGQVDAISTDDTILAGFAAQDPYTEVVGPRLTTESYGIGVAKGADDLTRFVNGVLERVRADGTWARIHRKWLGDPPAPPAPEYRD; encoded by the coding sequence GTGAGGGCGCGCCTGGGGCTCGTGGCGGCGGCGCTGCTGGCGACCGCGTGCGCGCCGGTGCCCAGCTCGGCGCCCCCGATCGGCGGCGACTCGGCGGTGCGGCCGGGACCGGCGGAGGCCACCGTGCTGCCCCGCGAGGCCCAGGAGCCCACCGCCGGGCAGGACTGCACCGCCAGCCTGCGCCCGACCCGGCCGCTGCCCGCGCCCGGCGCGATGCCCCAGGGCAGCACGATGCGGCGCATCGCCGAGCGGGGGCAGCTGGTGGTGGGCGTGGACCAGAACACCTACCTGATGGGGTTCCGCGACCCGTTCACCGGTGAGCTGCAGGGCTTCGACGTCGACCTGGCCCGCGAGGTGGCCCGGTCGCTGCTGGGCGACCCGACCAGGGTGCGGTTCCGGGTGCTCAACTCCGACCAGCGGCTGCCCGCGCTGGAGACCGGCGAGGTGGACGTGGTGGTGCGCACCATGACGATCACCTGCGAGCGGTGGCGGCGGGTCAACTTCTCCACCAGCTACTACGAGGCGGGGCAGCGGGTGCTGGTGCCCAAGGACTCCGGCATCACCGGGCTGACCGCGCTGTCGGGGCGGAAGGTGTGCGCGACGACCGGCTCCAGCTCGCTGGCCCACGTGCGCGCCCACCCGTCGGGGCCGGTGCCGGTGGCGGTGCCGAACTGGACGGACTGCCTGGTGATGCTCCAGCAGGGGCAGGTGGACGCGATCTCCACCGACGACACGATCCTGGCCGGGTTCGCCGCGCAGGACCCGTACACCGAGGTGGTCGGGCCCCGGCTCACCACCGAGTCGTACGGGATCGGCGTGGCCAAGGGCGCGGACGACCTGACCAGGTTCGTCAACGGCGTGCTGGAGCGGGTGCGGGCGGACGGGACGTGGGCGCGGATCCACCGCAAGTGGCTGGGCGACCCGCCCGCGCCGCCCGCGCCGGAGTACCGGGACTGA
- a CDS encoding serine/threonine-protein kinase: MTGCASPGCTGELAAEDAFCPLCGQPAERAPVNAARRAAQRRAQQGTAPQGTVQHGTAAYPAPSPQDTARQAPSWERTAPGATRSSVPLDWTAQADGDRDVPNARSGEDTRARLFPATATGATAPPRRLPPPAGRDGTLAQRPTWDDDSGATGAWPADEAPDSGATGAWSPSADRDSAATGAWAPDAGPDSGATGAWSPEADRDSGATRARPPRFDDDPDSAGTRAQAPTWDDDDDSGPATAEGTVPDTAGRPGGTAAWPATWGRSVRGSRDSKSRSGSRSGSRSRTGSAGSGSSSGRTRRGSTRSAAPRGRLGAGLVEVPPVPYRDPKQAVLVNPEVPEAKRFCSACGKEVGRTRSGRPGLVEGFCTHCGHGYSFAPKLARGELLHGQYEVLGCLAHGGLGWIYLAADTAVSNRWVVLKGLLDSGDADAKAAAVAERRFLAEVEHPTIVKIHNFVRHTDRRTGDPTDYIVMEYVGGTTVKDLINDRSGALPVERAIAYALEVLPALGYLHGVGLLYCDFKPDNVIQTEEQLKLIDLGAVRRADDRTSPIYGTIGYQAPEIGKRGPSVASDLYTVGRALALMCFRFDFRGKHLRSLPDAVEQPLLAEHDSLRRFLLRACHPDPNQRFASAGEMAEQLTGVLREVLAAQDGRQRPGLSRQFTPERRAFGCGGELDRGEAALGLAVPQVDLGDPAAGLLATTTGEPSEVVRILRRAPEVTLEVRLRVVRALLDSDLPAQALAELDALDRLADDDPAAPASDDWRPDWYRGLIALAGGRVQAARELFDGIGDVLPGEAAPKLAAAVCAEAAGEHRAAAELYRVVWRTDHAHTAAAFGLARALLACDDDRDGAVEVLHTVPDTSRHHVAARVSAVHVLAMGGIADVLRAGSLLEPLALDAGRRAELTAELLAAALAVPAEDRRVSARLLGCAVTDKGLRLGLERSYRLLARLADTPEERIALVDRANAVRPRTLV; the protein is encoded by the coding sequence ATGACCGGGTGCGCGAGTCCGGGCTGCACCGGGGAGCTGGCGGCCGAGGACGCGTTCTGCCCGCTGTGCGGCCAGCCCGCCGAGCGCGCCCCGGTGAACGCGGCGCGGCGGGCCGCCCAGCGGCGCGCGCAGCAGGGGACGGCGCCGCAGGGCACCGTGCAGCACGGCACGGCCGCGTACCCGGCGCCCTCGCCGCAGGACACCGCGCGGCAGGCGCCGTCGTGGGAGCGGACCGCGCCGGGGGCCACGCGCTCCAGCGTGCCCCTGGACTGGACCGCCCAGGCCGATGGCGACCGGGACGTCCCGAACGCCCGGTCCGGCGAGGACACCCGCGCCCGGCTGTTCCCGGCGACGGCCACGGGCGCGACCGCACCGCCCCGCCGCCTGCCCCCGCCCGCCGGGCGCGACGGCACCCTGGCGCAGCGGCCGACGTGGGACGACGACAGCGGCGCGACCGGCGCCTGGCCCGCCGACGAGGCCCCGGACAGCGGGGCCACCGGGGCCTGGTCGCCCTCCGCCGACCGGGACAGCGCGGCGACGGGGGCGTGGGCGCCCGACGCGGGCCCGGACAGCGGCGCGACCGGGGCGTGGTCGCCCGAGGCGGACCGGGACAGCGGGGCGACCCGCGCCCGTCCCCCGCGCTTCGACGACGACCCCGACAGCGCGGGCACCCGCGCCCAGGCCCCCACCTGGGACGATGACGACGACAGCGGCCCGGCCACCGCCGAGGGCACTGTGCCCGACACCGCCGGTCGTCCCGGCGGCACGGCCGCCTGGCCCGCCACCTGGGGCCGGTCGGTGCGCGGCTCCCGCGACTCCAAGTCCCGCTCGGGTTCCCGCTCCGGGTCGCGCTCCCGGACCGGTTCCGCGGGCTCCGGCTCGTCCAGCGGCCGGACCCGGCGGGGCTCCACCCGGTCCGCCGCCCCGCGCGGCAGGCTCGGCGCTGGCCTGGTCGAGGTGCCGCCGGTGCCCTACCGGGACCCCAAGCAGGCGGTGCTGGTCAACCCCGAGGTGCCCGAGGCCAAGCGGTTCTGCAGCGCCTGCGGCAAGGAGGTCGGGCGCACCCGCTCCGGGCGCCCCGGACTGGTCGAGGGGTTCTGCACGCACTGCGGCCACGGCTACTCGTTCGCCCCCAAGCTGGCCAGGGGCGAGCTGCTGCACGGCCAGTACGAGGTGCTCGGCTGCCTGGCGCACGGCGGCCTGGGCTGGATCTACCTGGCCGCCGACACCGCCGTGTCCAACCGCTGGGTCGTGCTCAAGGGCCTGCTGGACTCCGGGGACGCCGACGCGAAGGCCGCCGCCGTCGCCGAGCGGCGGTTCCTGGCCGAGGTCGAGCACCCCACCATCGTGAAGATCCACAACTTCGTGCGGCACACCGACCGGCGCACCGGCGACCCCACCGACTACATCGTCATGGAGTACGTCGGCGGCACCACCGTCAAGGACCTGATCAACGACCGGTCGGGCGCGCTGCCGGTGGAGCGGGCCATCGCCTACGCGCTGGAGGTGCTGCCCGCGCTCGGCTACCTGCACGGCGTGGGCCTGCTGTACTGCGACTTCAAGCCGGACAACGTGATCCAGACCGAGGAGCAGCTCAAGCTCATCGACCTGGGCGCGGTGCGCCGCGCCGACGACCGCACCTCCCCCATCTACGGCACCATCGGCTACCAGGCCCCGGAGATCGGCAAGCGCGGCCCGTCGGTGGCCTCCGACCTGTACACGGTCGGGCGGGCGCTGGCGCTGATGTGCTTCCGCTTCGACTTCCGGGGCAAGCACCTCAGGTCCCTGCCCGACGCGGTCGAGCAGCCGCTGCTGGCCGAGCACGACTCGCTGCGGCGGTTCCTGCTGCGCGCCTGCCACCCGGACCCCAACCAGCGGTTCGCCTCGGCCGGGGAGATGGCCGAGCAGCTGACCGGGGTGCTGCGGGAGGTGCTGGCCGCGCAGGACGGCAGGCAGCGGCCGGGCCTGTCGCGGCAGTTCACGCCGGAGCGGCGGGCGTTCGGCTGCGGCGGCGAGCTGGACCGGGGCGAGGCCGCGCTGGGGCTGGCGGTGCCGCAGGTCGACCTGGGCGACCCGGCGGCGGGCCTGCTGGCCACCACCACCGGCGAGCCGTCCGAGGTGGTGCGCATCCTGCGGCGCGCCCCGGAGGTCACCCTGGAGGTGCGGCTGCGGGTGGTGCGGGCCCTGCTGGACAGCGACCTGCCCGCGCAGGCGCTGGCCGAGCTGGACGCCCTGGACCGGCTGGCCGACGACGACCCGGCCGCGCCCGCCTCCGACGACTGGCGGCCGGACTGGTACCGGGGCCTGATCGCCCTGGCCGGGGGCCGCGTGCAGGCGGCGCGGGAGCTGTTCGACGGGATCGGCGACGTGCTGCCCGGCGAGGCCGCGCCGAAGCTGGCCGCGGCGGTGTGCGCGGAGGCGGCGGGCGAGCACCGGGCGGCGGCCGAGCTGTACCGGGTGGTGTGGCGCACCGACCACGCGCACACCGCCGCCGCGTTCGGCCTGGCGCGCGCGCTGCTGGCGTGCGACGACGACCGGGACGGGGCGGTGGAGGTGCTGCACACGGTGCCCGACACGTCCCGGCACCACGTGGCCGCGCGGGTGAGCGCGGTGCACGTGCTGGCCATGGGCGGCATCGCGGACGTGCTGCGGGCGGGCTCCCTGCTGGAGCCGCTCGCGCTGGACGCGGGCCGTCGGGCCGAGTTGACGGCGGAGCTGCTGGCGGCGGCGCTGGCCGTCCCGGCGGAGGACCGCAGGGTGAGCGCGCGACTGCTGGGCTGCGCGGTCACCGACAAGGGGCTGCGGCTCGGTCTGGAGCGCAGCTACCGGCTGCTCGCCAGGCTCGCCGACACCCCGGAGGAACGGATAGCGCTGGTCGACCGTGCGAACGCGGTCCGGCCGAGGACACTGGTGTGA
- a CDS encoding PP2C family serine/threonine-protein phosphatase yields MDACPECAAPVTAQDRFCAACGRNLRLRRTPVGGPPALPDERCPCGEGDYGEDGACPQCGRTRPSPRDRVEFTLPGMAGVSDRGRRRKRNEDSMAFGRARGRGLAVVVCDGVASSERAEQASQLAADTALDVLLTGVLAGSDTEQATTDAATSAGAAVSRLARPEAPELAPSCTFVSASVGLDGTVTVGWIGDSRAYLVAESGAARLTTDDTWAAHLVATGQLTEEEAKTDRRAHVLSRWLGSGAESSTPQVVSLRPATAGALVLCSDGLWNYLPEPEHIADALPLGAPPLEAARKLVDVALEAGGHDNITVVVVQLRGGG; encoded by the coding sequence ATGGATGCTTGCCCCGAGTGCGCCGCCCCCGTGACGGCGCAAGACCGGTTCTGCGCGGCCTGTGGCCGCAACCTGCGCCTGCGGCGCACCCCCGTCGGAGGGCCGCCCGCCCTGCCCGACGAGCGGTGCCCGTGCGGGGAGGGCGACTACGGGGAGGACGGCGCCTGCCCGCAGTGCGGCAGAACCCGGCCGTCGCCGCGCGACCGCGTCGAGTTCACCCTTCCCGGCATGGCCGGGGTGAGCGACCGGGGGAGGCGGCGCAAGCGCAACGAGGACTCGATGGCGTTCGGCCGGGCGCGCGGGCGCGGGCTCGCGGTGGTGGTGTGCGACGGGGTCGCGTCCTCCGAGCGGGCCGAGCAGGCCTCGCAGCTGGCCGCCGACACGGCGCTGGACGTGCTGCTGACCGGGGTGCTGGCCGGGTCGGACACCGAGCAGGCCACCACCGACGCGGCGACCTCGGCGGGCGCGGCGGTGAGCAGGCTGGCCAGGCCGGAGGCGCCGGAGCTGGCGCCGTCCTGCACGTTCGTGTCCGCGTCGGTCGGGTTGGACGGCACGGTCACGGTGGGCTGGATCGGCGACAGCCGGGCGTACCTGGTGGCCGAGTCGGGCGCGGCCAGGCTGACCACGGACGACACGTGGGCGGCGCACCTGGTGGCGACCGGGCAGCTCACCGAGGAGGAGGCCAAGACCGACCGGCGGGCGCACGTGCTCTCGCGCTGGCTCGGCTCGGGCGCGGAGAGCTCGACCCCGCAGGTGGTGTCGCTGCGGCCCGCGACGGCGGGGGCGCTGGTGCTGTGCAGCGACGGGCTGTGGAACTACCTGCCGGAGCCGGAGCACATCGCGGACGCGCTGCCCCTGGGGGCGCCGCCGCTGGAGGCCGCGCGGAAGCTGGTGGACGTGGCGCTGGAGGCGGGTGGGCACGACAACATCACCGTGGTGGTGGTGCAGCTGCGGGGCGGGGGCTGA
- a CDS encoding MarR family winged helix-turn-helix transcriptional regulator yields MGDVVDELLDQWAEERPDLDLTPLAVLTRVTRLARLLERSQRDFLAAHRLEPGEFDVLTTLRRAGGERGLTAGAFLTSSLVTAGAITNRLDRMTAKGLIERTPERKDRRVVRVNLTPTGRALVDALLTEHATRCAALLSPLPQETRALVADALSALLQAHE; encoded by the coding sequence GTGGGCGACGTGGTGGACGAACTGCTGGACCAGTGGGCCGAGGAACGCCCCGACCTGGACCTGACCCCGCTGGCCGTGCTGACCCGCGTCACCCGCCTGGCGCGGCTCCTGGAGCGGTCCCAGCGCGACTTCCTGGCCGCGCACCGCCTGGAACCGGGCGAGTTCGACGTCCTCACCACCCTGCGCCGCGCGGGCGGCGAGCGGGGGTTGACGGCGGGCGCGTTCCTGACGTCGTCCCTGGTCACGGCGGGCGCCATCACCAACCGCCTCGACCGCATGACCGCGAAGGGCCTGATCGAGCGCACCCCCGAGCGCAAGGACCGCAGGGTCGTCCGCGTCAACCTCACCCCGACGGGCCGAGCCCTGGTGGACGCCCTGCTGACCGAGCACGCCACCCGCTGCGCCGCCCTGCTGTCCCCGCTGCCGCAGGAGACCCGAGCGCTGGTGGCGGACGCGCTGAGCGCACTGCTCCAGGCCCACGAGTAG